ggaattttttttttttaatgggtttattggtatataattcacatatcatataattcacccatttaagtatataaattttttctttagcatactcagagttgtgcaaccattaccacaatctaatttGAGAATACTTTTGTCCCTCCAAAAGAAATCCTGAACCCATTAGCTGTCACTCCACTTCTGCTCCACCTCGACCCCAGCCCTAAATAACCACGTACAGACTATGCTGCTATGAAGATTTTGCATCCAAGTTTTTGTGCAGAcctatgtatttatttcttttggatatatacccaggagtagattgctgggtcatataattCTATGCTTAAATATTTGAGGACCTGCCAAAATGTTTTTCATAgcagcagcaccattttacattcctaccaatgaTATATGATGGTTCTAGtttttccacatctttgccaacacttgttattttccatcttttttactATAGCCATCCAGTGAGTGTGAAGTgacatctcattatggttttgatttgcatttccctaataactaataacattgagcatcttgtcatgtgGTTATTGGCtgtttgcatatctcctttggagaaatatttattcaagtcctttgccactttaaaactagattttcttttcattatcaaattttaagagttctttacatattctggatataagtcccttatcagatatatgatttaaaatgttttctcccattctataggttgccttttccccttcttgatggtatcatttgtagcaaaaaagtttttaatattgatgaagacccacttacctatttttaattttgtcactGATACTTTTGGTATTTTATGGAATTCAATTTGTGTATGGTCTGAGGTAAGAGTCAAGGTGTGCCGGTTtgtgtgtattgtgtcccccaaatgccattatctttgtggtcttgtgtggggcaggtgttttggtgatggttggatttgcttggaatgtgccctgcccagctgtgggcaatgattctgataagatgttcccatggaggcgtggccccacccatccagggtgggcctttatcggtggagctatataaatgagctgactcggggggaggaaagagagtgcagctgggagtgatgttttgaagaggagcaagcttgctagaaagaaacgtcctgggagaaagccgttttgaggccggagctttggagcagacgccagctgccttcctagctaacagaggttttccggacaccactggctgtcctccggtgaaggtacccgattgctgaggtgtaactttggatgctttgtggccttaagactgtaactgtgtagtgaaataaacccccgttttataaaagcctgtccatctctggtgttttgcattctgcagcattagcaaactaccaTTTATAGTCactcaaaaaattaaatgcttaggattttggagtaaagctttaccatcctctgcagataactactctccatttgagaaacaactgttggcctgctactgggccttagtagagacagaacgcttaaccatgggccaccaagttaccatgagacctgagttacctatcatgagctgggtgttatctgacccaccaagccataaagttgggcgtgcacaacagcactccatcataaaatggaaatggtatatacgagatagagctcgagcaggtcctgaaggtacaagtaagttacatgaggaagtggcccaaatgcccatggcccccactccttccaccttaccttctcttgcccagcccacagctatggcatcttggggagttccttacagtcagttgactgaggaagagaagacttgggcctggtttacagatggttctgcacgatatgcaggtaccacccgaaagtggacagctgcagcactgcagcccctttctgggatatccctgaaggacagtggtgaggggaaatcctcccagtgggcagaacttcgagcagtgcacctggttgttcactttgcttggaaggagaactggccagaggtgcgtctgtatactgattcctgggctgttgctaatggtttggctggatggtcagggacttggaaggaacatgattggaagattggtgacaaagaagtctagggaaggggtatgtggatagacctttctgagtgggcaaacaacatgaagacatttgtgtcccatgtgaatgctcaccagagggtgacttcagcagaagaaggttttaataaccaagtggataaaatgacccgtttggtggataccaatcagcctctttccccagcaactcctgtcattgcccaatgggctcatgaacaaagtggtcatggtggtagggatggaggttatgcatgggctcagcaacatggacttccactcaccaaggctgacctggccacagccactgctgagtgtccaatttgccagcagcagagacccacactcagtccccgatatggcaccattcctcggggtgatcagcctgctagctggtggcaggttgattacattggaccacttccatcatggaaagggcagtgatttgttcttactggaatagacacatactccggatatgggtttgccttccctgcacgacatgcttctgccaaaactacaatacgtggacttacagaatgcctcatccaccgtcatggtattccacagcattgcttcggaccaaggaacccacttcacagcaaatgaagtgaagggatgggcacatgctcatggaattctgtggtcttaccatgttccccatcatccagaagcagctgggttgatagaacggtggaatggcctattgaagactcgattacggcgccaactaggtggcaataccttgcagggctggggcagtgttctccaggaggctgtgtatgctctgaatcagcgtccactctatggtgctgtttctcccatagccaggattcatgggtccaggaatcaaggggtggaaacaggagtagcaccactcactatcactcctagtgatccactagggaaatttttgcttcctgtccctgcaaatttaagctctgctggtctacaagtcttggttccaaaaggaggagtgcttccaccaggaaacacaacaataatcccattgaactggaagttaaggctgccacctggccactttgggcttcttatgcctctgaatcaacaggcaagtaaggggattactgtactggctggggtgattgatcctgactatcaaggggaaatagcactgctaTTTcttggcatacaggagatcccctggggcgtctcttagtactaccatgccccgtgattcaagtcaatggaaaactgcaacaacccaatccaggcaggactaccaatggccaagaaacttcaggaatgaaggtttgggtcaccccaccaggcaaagaaccacagccagctgaagtgcttgctgagggtaaagggaacatggaatgggtagtggaagaaggttgtgataaatatgaactacggccacgtgaccagttacagaaacgaggactatgatgatatggttttaggtgatgtgtacaactgccaagttgacaaggggtggactgtgatggttgggttcatgtgtcaacttggctaggtggcctagctgtctggtcaagcgggcactggcctgacgattgctgtgaggctatttgaggctggttaataaaccaacaggctggtttgtcggatcatcagtcaattgactgcagctgactgatgactcatcaaggggcgtgcttccacagtgagagaatgcaattggctggatttggtccgggtgatcagttggaggcttataagctggacggttagagaaccttcacttcttcttcagctgctcagtgaagcttttcctggggagctcgtcaaagttgccagttcgtttcctgaggagttcgtcaaagctgtcagttcgtttcccgaggagttcgtcggacgtcttccttggagttgacagcttgttgacggctctgcagaatttggactcgtgcgctcctgcagttgcgtgagtcacttttacaatttgataataagagacatctctcattgattctgtttccaaggagaaccctaactaatacacaaggTTCACTTTTTTTCTATGAATATCCAACTGACGCAATAGTCTTCTATAGAGAAGATGGTTCTTTCTCCATTGTTCTGCAGTGGCACCTTATAATCAAATATCCATATCCATTCTTTAAAAGTTAGATAGAACTCTTTAGTCTGGTAACAATTTAAATGGTAAATTTTTAAGCAAACTTTTCAATGGTAATTAGTTTAAGTTTTCTAAACATTAGCTTAATTTTGATAATTTGTATTTTGCTAAAAAATCAGCAAGGTCTTAAGATTTATTGTCAGAGttaatggacttttaaaaattatttttatttctttcttttaatttgtggACATGTCTTCTTTCTCAATCTTAATCTATATTttagctttctctttttttcttaattaggcTCACAGAGTTTTCTTATTTTAGCATCTTTTTGAAGTACCAGCTTTTGTTACCCTTttactaatttttgttttctatttcattagctttatcttttacttttattcattctgcctgctactttttttttgtagatgttgTTTTATTGTTCACTTTCCAATTTCTTAAAGTGAATAttaatctccttttttttttttttcaatttcttaagGCTTTCTTTGGGGCCAAGGGCATAACTGATTTTTCAAATGTTCAAtggatttaagagaaaaaaatattcttatacaAGGGATATAAATTTTCTATTAAtcttttaaattgagtttttttcctgtattattcaaatattctatgatcgtacatatttctgattttgaaaatgtatattaaaacttCTGCTACACTTGTTTTTTTTATCATGAGGGGGAAAGGGCCTATGTTACTTTtgtaattaggaaaaaatattgaaaacaaataGATGGcaaagaataagaagaaataaacttCACCTTATCAAAATCCATGATTTTATGCTAACCACAGATGTAACTGCTATAGGAAAACTTTCTACAGGAAAATATGgttccttgattctttttttgctCTTGCATAAATGCTTTCTTTGATAGAACTTAGTAAAAAAAGTATAATACTTTTTAACTGAGATAACTATTTTGCGAAGAAATTTTACTTACTTTGGCTGGAAGGTTGCTCTGTCTGGGTTTCTGTATCAAGATGTGGACCTGAAGAAGTATAAAAAACTCCCTTATTGTTATTCTCCCATCCTTGAGTttctgaggaaagaaaaaagtttgcATGACCAGTCAAGAGAGCTCACTTTTTCACTACCTCATTTGTTTCTAAATAGCTTAAAGTTGTTGGCAATACATAAGCAGATTTTATCTAACAGCATTTCTTAAGATTTTCAATAACAGTAGAGTTGGAAGAAAGACGTAAGTTTTATAATGATTTCTACTCCACATAGTTAATTGCCATGTTGGGTCcttaacaagaaaagaaaataagtctTCTgtagtttttaaacatttcatagttttttaaggaattgaaaaaaaaaagcactcatgGTAATTAGTTacattagaaattagaaatactTTTAACATACCTCCATCAAGCTCTCTTCACAAATTGTGTCTCTGAGAAACTGTGATTCCATTTGACTATTGCGGTGTGctagaaataaagcaaaatcagGCGATGATCAAGTCAAAACTAAATTGTAAACTTAATTTTAGTTATCTTTCAGATTTATGTGCAGTTCATGCTCCTGAAGCCATCCATTGGTATCTTTCCGAGAAGAAAGTAATTTGGCAGGGCAAGGTTTATTACAGTTTTAAGGCTCTAGTCAAGTCTTAATTCTTCTCTAATTATAGATTTCTGAAGGAAATGGCTCTATTCTTAGTGGTAAATCACTTCTCAATTCATTAAAATaactaagaattttaaaaataaactgaaaattattttacttatcaACTATAACCCTTAAAAGCTTAGACAACATCCAAATATCTCCTGAactgaaatacatttattttagtcAAGTAAGCagattattgctattatttagCCTTCATGAAGATCTTACTGCTGAAGTCCAGAGAAGTCCCATCAGCCTTGATGGAATCCAGAGAGCTGCTGCAACTAGATGGGCTCCTGCTCAGACTTTTCATCAATACACTGTTAGCATTTTTATCTATATCTCCTTCAGTCTGATGATCAAAAACCTGAAATTATTAATATAGGAAAATGATTAGGATAAAGTTATGACACTGTATACTTATGATgactaaatgtttgttgaacactAACAGAAATAATACttctaacataaaatttacctaaaattcatatgaaatatcttAGTAAAGAATTAGAATAAATTATAGGCAACTTAGGcctttaattatatttataacaaaagtaattttatttaaaaatatacagatgtAACTTTATTCATTATACTGAGTAAGCAAATTGTTTTGCAGATGTATCCAAGTTATAGGCAATATTTCTGACACTTTCTTCCACTATGTACTATCAAATCTTGACCTGTCCAGTTATTCAACTACCAGCTACCAAAGTCAGGACCACAATAATGTACAAAACCAGAGTTCCATTTATGTAGAATACTGACTGCATATGGTGGACCTGGCTATAGAATCCAGAGAATAAACCTGTTTCCAAGCTTTAGTCTTTCCTTCCCCAGCTGACCAAGACACTTTGGCTGAACTTAAGTAAGTCATATGGTCTTgcttttaccattttaaccatttgacTTCACAGCTTTAAATCCCATCTTCATCTACATACTTACATATGTTTTTGAGGACTACATATTCTTGGTCTAAATgcaagaatgtaagctccatgagagaagACTTTTGACTATGTATTCTCATTGATGCATTCCCACTAcctcctaaaacagtgcctgggacatagcagatactcaataaatatttattgaacaatttactgaaatattaattttcataGACTGTATTGttagatttaaattttatattattactATATCTAAAGTTTCATAGATTAACCAATTATTTTCTAATGACTTCATCTTATAAAACCACTGTGAATGTCTCCTCATGACTTCATCTAATAGAACGACTGAAATTATCTTCTAAGCTTATTTAGATTTCTCAACAGTTTaaagtttgttttctatttgtttttcatgAACCTCTGATACTTTGTAGTCTTTATTTCTCCCCTTATAAAACTTTAGATTGAGGGACAGATGTTGTTTCCATACAAGTTACCCATGTCAGTGtttcttaactttaaaaaaaaaatctatgaccTCTGTTGATAAATTCAAAATCTCACTCACTTCACTTTGAGATACTGGGCTTTTCCTAGGCATTCTCCTACCCACCACAGAAATGTACTCTCAGCTTCTACCTATGCTCATTAGCTAAGAAAATTCAGTCAGGCTTTTCTTTCCAGTTTGCTTAACAGAAAGGCTttcattccccccaccccaccccaaatatTTATAACACTGAAGATGACTTTTCAAATTACATTTATCCTTTGCATTTATCAAATGCAAAGCCATTTAAGAGTCACTGACAAATTACCAGAGGTGACATATATTTAGAGTTAATTATATAATTTCAACATTGGTCAATTTTTGCACTTCTTTCCATTTCAGTTTTCTGTGACTATTTGTCACTTCAAACTGTTTTTGAGTGTAGCTAGTCAATTCATTCCTGAAGGTTCTACGTGGGACTCTCTCTCCAGTCCTATAATTGGAAATATTAATTCCTAATTACCCAAgactaaaattaagaacattCCTTGGTTCAAAACAGAGCTCACCTGCTGATCTCGTACACTATTAAGTCTCATCtcatttttcctgatttttttctcatcctGAATAGCATCATCTTCTTGTACCCAAGTTCTTTTTTGGCTACTGCAGGTTTCCTCCACTTTACTTTCAGACGGTGAAATCTCTCTGTGGTATGTTTCAATCAGAGCCTTTGCATTAATTTCTAGGCTAACAGAGTCTGAGGAATTACTCTCACCAGGATATATAGGAAGATTTTCCTCATTTATATACTGAGATGGACTTAGGTCCAGTTTAGTGGCAACAAATCCAACACCTGAATACTTGCTGGAGACTGGCTGAGTTTCTAAGTAATTTATGTCGGTTGTGTCTGATGAAATCTGCTCTTGGTCATCTATACCAGTGACACTGCAATTTCTCTTGTTTGGTAATCTGGGCAAAAAGATTCCCAAAGAACATCTCctcactttatttttatcttttatgacTGTCATTAATGGAATGGAATTGGTTTCATTATGAGaatttctttcttcatctctaaTGTCTTTAACATTGTTGGACTCTATGCTAATATTCTGTATTTCCGTGGCTTGCACTATACTCATATCATTGTGTGTCTTATTTGCTTCGAGTAGGTGTTCTGGTACATGAACAGTTTGAAAACCTGaaaaatcttttgtttttccattcaaatTAGATGCAATAACAGGATCTGATGGTTCTCTAGGATTAGCATGAGTTTGATTGGCTTGCTTAGTCAAGTTATTCTGGATATCTCTAACTGTACCACACTGAGATATTTGCatagtttccttcagttcttttttAGAGGCTACAATAATCTGTTTCTCATTGTTGAGCATTTTGGACTCATTTTCAAATGTGGGTTCAGAAGAATttcctataaaaatatttaaattcttatttcCAGCTTTAGACAATACTGTTTGATCTTTATTGACAATACTTTGTCCTTTTTGAGGTAATGGAGGTAGCTGAGTTAAGAGATGAGGCTGGGAAGCAACAGAATCATTAAGAAAAGTCTTTAAACTGTGTTCTCCATTATTAACAAAGGCCTCCATTTGACCATCTGGAAGCTTAAAAGATACtctctttaaattaaatttattcatcTCCCTCAGGTCTTGACTACATACTAAAGTTTGATTAGCTAATAGATTTTGAGGGTCTATAACCAGATCCTCTTGATCTTTGAGAAGCGTTACGACACAGTCTAACTGCCTTTTGGTATTGGTTTGACTGTTTCCTGACTTCTCTAACAAGGGACAAGGAGCAGAGATTGGCTGTCCCTCAGATTTCAAATAATAGTCACTGGCTAAATCAtttatataagcaagatcatTTTGCATTGGGCAATTACTGGCTTTTTGCCTATCCTTATCACATAAGGACACGATATTCCCCTCCAAATTATCAGAATAGGAAGTTACATTTggtttatagaaatatttatcaCTGGATCCATAAATAACAGTTTCATGATTGCTTGTAAAATCCTCATTTCTTCTGCCTGTACTATTTAAGTGACAGCTTTCAATTTTGGCCTTTTCCAACATATAGGACTGATCTACAACTTTCTCCATGACCTCTTCATCCATAGCAGTGCTGTGGAATTTGGTGATTTCTGTCTCACCTTGATCCCTAGACAATATATTAGTAGGAACAAAGGGTATCATATGATGCTGTTGCTCCGTGTGaagaataattttgttttctatggCCACTGCTTGTTTTTTGGTAATTTCTTTAGCAAAGCTACCATCCATAGGAAAAGAATTATCcaagttttttccttttgctattcCAAATTCAGGGTACTCTTCAACTATTTTCTCCATGGCTTGACAATCAATGAAAACAGTATGGGACTTGGTAACTTCTAGATCATTGTGATTATCTACAAACATCACAGTTTTATCCACTGGCTTAGTAGTTATTTCATCTGGTAAGACAGCTTTACATTCTAAAGCAATTGTGTGACTTCTAGTGATCTCCATGTCATCTTGCCCACAGGTATACAAAACTGTTTTAGAAGTTTCTGACAAAGGCATCAACTGGGGGTCCTCTCTATCTTCCAGGACacttctgttatttctttccacaGTACAACGCTGGGTGATATCCATACCATTTTTATCATTCTTCCAATTGGTTGACTGGGATACTTCCATGTTATCATGAGCTATAAATACTACAGCTTTCTCTCTAGGACCCCTATTAGACCATTTCCTCTGCAGTGTTAGCTGGCAGTCTTTTGCTGCTGGATGGTCACTCTCACCATCTTCTGGAAAGAAAACACTCTCTGATTCAGTAGTAGATGTCATTTTTGGTTTTTCTAGGATGTTTTTAGATACTAGGTTTGATTGTGTGGATGGTTCAACGTGACTTTTGGTGATTTCTTCCCATTCATCTGAAGGGCTTTTGTGAGAGTGAGATTTACTGGTATTCTTAGGTGCAAGGCTACAAGACGCAAGAGGAGCTTGACAGCCTAAGTTACTCATGTGACTTTTAGTCAAATCCATATCTTCATCTGTGAAGAGTTCAGTCTTTTTGTCAcccaatgaaacagaaaaagaatttgcTAGGCTCTGCTGTAATCTTTCCTTAGATACATGAATAATTGAGCTACCATTTACATTCATTTTCCCATCCTTTGATAGAGTTATGTGATTTTGGAGCATCATTTCTTTCTCAGCTATTGGTGCAGCTGCTATCTTAATATCTGTCTGATCTTGTTTAAAAATTTGATGATCTATTGCTACTGTGTGACTGTTGGTAATGTCCATGCTATCCTCTCCTAAATAAACAGTTTTCTCTATGAGAGGAGAGATGGCATCTGGGCTGGGATATATTTTAGAAGAATTATTGTCATATTTTAgcaaatttttttcctctctcatacTTGAGACACAATTGGTTAGTTCCATGGCATCATTACAATCAGAATAGAAAACTGTCTTACAACCTTGAGTGGATGGACTGGAACAAATAGATTCTGGGATCATGGGCAATGTTTTAGCATCTTGGTTTGAAatctgtgtgactgtgtgtgtttCTGTTCCGATAATGTGACTTCTGGTAATATGTATTTTGTCTTTGGGATTTAAAACAGGGTCTTGAAATGCAGCATTTGGTTTATTCTTAaagattttcttctttcccaaagCTTTAGTCCCATAACCTGTTGTAATATCCATCATGACACTGTGAGTTGGATTTTCTATTCCAGATAAATTATCTGCTGAGGGTAAAATTTGACTAGTGTGATTAACTGTCAAGTCCATAAAGTCATTGTCACAAATTGTAGTATCACTACCTTTAAATTCTCTTAAGCTGGACTCACAGGATGTGGGAACCAAAGTCTGTATATTGGCTGTCTGACACTGGGTGAAATTCATCTCATCATCTTGTTCTCTAAAGATTCTAGTGATATTATTGTTGTTCTCACCTACATTAAGAGATATATGCATCTGACGTACAGAAGAAGCACTATTTGATTCTTTGGAATGAACCATTATCTCAGAATTTTCTTTATCTGGCCCTTCAAAAGAAGCATtggatttttccattttcaatctttttatgaagtcattaaaatttatttttttttctggggaaggGTTTTGATCCATGgaaaaatttaattcttttttcattcttgaaTCTTCAGTGTGGAGATTTAAGTTATCCAGAAATGATTTGCTATCTATCTTGGTggacttttcatttctggtacAATGTAAAAGTTCTTTGGTAATCAACACAGTGTGACTTGCTGTCAGGTCCATCTGATTTTCATCTGAAAAGATGACTGTCTGGTCATTTCCATGTTTCTTTTGGTGGCTGTGCTCTATAATTGAAAACTATAATGGAAGCAAAAAAAATAAGAGATCAGATCAatgcaaactttttttaaaaggtattttcaGAAATGTACTATATAGAGAGTTCTATATAAGCAATCTTCAATGATGGTTTCATGACACATTGGTTTGTTGGAATCAGTGGTGTGATTTGTAGCAAGTAATTTGTTATTAATAAATTTTCTAAAGTCTGTGAACAATTTACTTTTTAGTGTTTTgatgaattaaaaattcaatgttATTTACGTATATGCTCCCTAAAATGACTAAAGAAGCATCAACACAAAATACATCCATACTgaaaattctaattattttatagacTAGAAGGTTATTCTTAACCTAAATAAAAAAGATTTGGAAAGGGATAAGTGCATGATGGCTACTTCCTATTATACTCTAGTTTTGGGAGCTGGGTTCTCTTTAAGTCTTAACACAATGGTTTTATTTGTAAGGACATAGTCTAAATCCTTGCTtatcaaagtgtggtccatggactaGTACTCTAGCACCACCTAGGAGACTATTAGAAATATAGGCTCAGGTCTCCTGGGTaagaatctatattttttaaaaaaacccttaGGTGATTCATATGCTCTTCCAAGTTTGAGAAATGCTGATGTGCTAGTTTAGATATATGATGTCCCaccaaaaaccatattctttaatgcaatcttgtgggggcagatgtatcagtgttaattaggttggattgaggatttccatggagatgtgactcaatcacccaTGAGTGGAATTTTTGAcaggattattttcatggagctatgagccccacccattcagggtgggtcttcatttaatcattggagtcctataaaagagctcacaaacacaagaacttcagagcagatgagagagacatcttggagacggccgctgaaagcagacttttgttgacacGTTGGACATGCTAGCCcggtgtttgctctggagaagctaagagaggacaaaataccccaacagcaacattttgaagaaagcacaggagctgagagaggagctggaacacaacctgggatcagcagatgccagccacgtgccttcccagctaacagaggttttccagatgccactggccttcgtttagtgaaggtatactcatgttgatgccttaatttggacattttcacggcctccagactgtaaatttgtaaccaaataaactccctttataaaagctaatccatttctggtattttgtataacggcagcattagcaaactgtaacagctGATATAAACTAATATATCTCACCATTTTCTAAACTGGTAATAAACAATTAAACTATCCTTAATTTAAATCGTAAAGTAGGAAATTTTTCCAGTCTATGCTGGTCCCTTTTGGTATGTCACCCTAAATCATGCTATTACCATCATATTTGTGGGGttttttataatgcaattttattgagatatattcatacaacgtgttgtttttttaaactatgttttGATTCTGaagagaggttaaaatatgaaGTCACTTGCATGAACTCTTACCTCTCTCTGTTgcatctggttctgaatgggagcaCAAAGCAATGTGTTCATTCCTActgagaaaaaagataaaaattgtaGTCAATGACTTAATTATAAATCACCAAGGGCccctgattttccttttcttagatACCTCACCAATTATACGTATATACTGAGGTTTTAACCGGTTATTAAGCCCTTCATAAAGATGATGCCTTGTAGTTCGTTAAGATTTTTAACGGTCCTATTTTAGTGCCAGAGTGATCAGTGATTATTGTATTCTCTGTGTGACTGAAATCTTTTTAGAGTATGGTAGTGTCTTTAAAGGCTGTGACTGATGGAAAgtttagattaattttttttccatttcatttttattgcataGATAGCAGAGGTTACATGGTAAAGAATATCAAATGATGAGACTGAAAGGTTAGGTCGAGATTTTGAAGGGTGTATTATTAAATGTTAAGGAATCTAGACATTCCCATTATGGTatatgcattttataaaaataactccagagg
The Choloepus didactylus isolate mChoDid1 chromosome 4, mChoDid1.pri, whole genome shotgun sequence DNA segment above includes these coding regions:
- the KNL1 gene encoding kinetochore scaffold 1 isoform X2, coding for MRVSRRLDLNTLLRLSGRCQVTRRGGCELPSLGARGSRTSLKTIFNDNIERPVRRRHSSILKPPRSPLQDLRGGNEMVQESNALRNKKSSRRVSFADTIKVFQTESHMKIVRKSEIEETEGENVFLLLDKNSEDNYCEITGMNTLLCAPIQNQMQQREFSIIEHSHQKKHGNDQTVIFSDENQMDLTASHTVLITKELLHCTRNEKSTKIDSKSFLDNLNLHTEDSRMKKELNFSMDQNPSPEKKINFNDFIKRLKMEKSNASFEGPDKENSEIMVHSKESNSASSVRQMHISLNVGENNNNITRIFREQDDEMNFTQCQTANIQTLVPTSCESSLREFKGSDTTICDNDFMDLTVNHTSQILPSADNLSGIENPTHSVMMDITTGYGTKALGKKKIFKNKPNAAFQDPVLNPKDKIHITRSHIIGTETHTVTQISNQDAKTLPMIPESICSSPSTQGCKTVFYSDCNDAMELTNCVSSMREEKNLLKYDNNSSKIYPSPDAISPLIEKTVYLGEDSMDITNSHTVAIDHQIFKQDQTDIKIAAAPIAEKEMMLQNHITLSKDGKMNVNGSSIIHVSKERLQQSLANSFSVSLGDKKTELFTDEDMDLTKSHMSNLGCQAPLASCSLAPKNTSKSHSHKSPSDEWEEITKSHVEPSTQSNLVSKNILEKPKMTSTTESESVFFPEDGESDHPAAKDCQLTLQRKWSNRGPREKAVVFIAHDNMEVSQSTNWKNDKNGMDITQRCTVERNNRSVLEDREDPQLMPLSETSKTVLYTCGQDDMEITRSHTIALECKAVLPDEITTKPVDKTVMFVDNHNDLEVTKSHTVFIDCQAMEKIVEEYPEFGIAKGKNLDNSFPMDGSFAKEITKKQAVAIENKIILHTEQQHHMIPFVPTNILSRDQGETEITKFHSTAMDEEVMEKVVDQSYMLEKAKIESCHLNSTGRRNEDFTSNHETVIYGSSDKYFYKPNVTSYSDNLEGNIVSLCDKDRQKASNCPMQNDLAYINDLASDYYLKSEGQPISAPCPLLEKSGNSQTNTKRQLDCVVTLLKDQEDLVIDPQNLLANQTLVCSQDLREMNKFNLKRVSFKLPDGQMEAFVNNGEHSLKTFLNDSVASQPHLLTQLPPLPQKGQSIVNKDQTVLSKAGNKNLNIFIGNSSEPTFENESKMLNNEKQIIVASKKELKETMQISQCGTVRDIQNNLTKQANQTHANPREPSDPVIASNLNGKTKDFSGFQTVHVPEHLLEANKTHNDMSIVQATEIQNISIESNNVKDIRDEERNSHNETNSIPLMTVIKDKNKVRRCSLGIFLPRLPNKRNCSVTGIDDQEQISSDTTDINYLETQPVSSKYSGVGFVATKLDLSPSQYINEENLPIYPGESNSSDSVSLEINAKALIETYHREISPSESKVEETCSSQKRTWVQEDDAIQDEKKIRKNEMRLNSVRDQQVFDHQTEGDIDKNANSVLMKSLSRSPSSCSSSLDSIKADGTSLDFSTHRNSQMESQFLRDTICEESLMEKLKDGRITIREFFILLQVHILIQKPRQSNLPAKFAINTPPTPEDLMLSQYVYRPKIQIYKEDCEALRHKIEELKLSAVNQDKLLIDVNRNLWGKMRHCSDEELKAFGIYLNKIKSRFTKMTKVFTHKGKVALYSKLVQSAQNEREKLQIRMDDMDSILKKINNCVMEIELETKNLEDEEKDNPMEEWYSEMRAAEKELEQLKTEEEKLQRNLLELEVQKEQILAQIDFVQKQTNRTEELLDQLSLSEWDVIEWSDDQAVFTFLYDTIELTITFGEPIVGLPFLDKAHRKIVDLNFQSLLDEDKAPPSSLLVHKLIFQYVEEQEYWKKKCTAQRQVPKMLQEISVVVTHCRLLGEEIEFLKRWGPNYNLMNIDVNNTELKLLFSSSAAFAKFEITLSLSAHYPSVPLPFAFQNRLGNIGQDEIADILCNVPLENNYLKNIVKQIFQDLLQDCRFHH